The following coding sequences lie in one Spirosoma sp. KUDC1026 genomic window:
- a CDS encoding HD domain-containing protein encodes MESTNLLRQIEFIKEVDKLKYILRKTKLLNSNRNENDAEHSWHLALMALVLVDHANFPVDLLKVIKMLLIHDIVEIDAGDTFIYDTQKNHTNTVEERKAAQRIFGLLPDEQAADLIAIWEEFEENQTNEAKFARAMDRLEPLLQNTSNNGGTWAEFDVKYEQVYSRKQVIQQGSDRIWQYADQLLNDSVEKGILKK; translated from the coding sequence CTGAAATACATCCTTCGCAAGACGAAGCTGCTGAACAGCAATCGCAACGAGAATGACGCCGAACACAGCTGGCATCTGGCCTTGATGGCTCTTGTTCTGGTTGATCACGCGAATTTTCCGGTCGATCTGCTCAAGGTCATCAAGATGCTGCTGATTCATGATATTGTCGAAATAGACGCGGGCGACACGTTTATTTATGACACGCAGAAGAATCATACCAATACGGTTGAAGAGCGGAAAGCCGCTCAACGAATCTTTGGCCTACTGCCCGATGAGCAGGCCGCGGACTTAATCGCCATCTGGGAAGAGTTTGAGGAGAACCAGACCAACGAAGCTAAGTTTGCCCGGGCTATGGACCGGCTCGAACCCCTGTTGCAGAACACGTCGAACAATGGCGGGACCTGGGCCGAATTCGACGTAAAGTATGAGCAGGTGTATTCCCGGAAACAGGTTATCCAGCAGGGGTCTGACCGGATCTGGCAGTACGCAGATCAACTGCTCAATGACAGTGTTGAGAAAGGAATCTTAAAAAAATAA
- a CDS encoding DUF3817 domain-containing protein, whose product MQTFFTTKIGRLRLIAFLEGVSLLVLIGIGMPLKYAYNDPSWVKSIGPVHGLFFVFFVINTISVGIEYHWKFTETSWKVLLASFIPFGTFYVDHQILAPIHKRESNS is encoded by the coding sequence ATGCAAACTTTCTTCACCACCAAAATCGGCCGACTCCGGCTAATCGCTTTCCTCGAAGGCGTCTCCCTGCTCGTTCTAATCGGTATCGGCATGCCCCTGAAGTACGCTTATAACGACCCGAGCTGGGTCAAAAGCATCGGCCCGGTTCACGGTCTGTTCTTTGTGTTTTTCGTTATCAACACCATTAGCGTAGGCATTGAATACCACTGGAAGTTTACCGAAACGAGCTGGAAAGTCCTGCTGGCCTCGTTTATTCCGTTCGGTACGTTCTATGTCGACCACCAGATTCTGGCCCCTATTCACAAGCGCGAATCGAACAGCTAA
- a CDS encoding AraC family transcriptional regulator, with protein MKEDTDPINLYEPRVFTSKFMPSPELVARLKGDVNKFLIVRVEDMYKHVTRPVPATRATIHSMLFLTSGAATMKIGSDTYTIQPGQVLIVPAGQVFSFCEKDVNRGYLCSFHDDFLIGKFSSERLKDFEFLRVWGNPRISLDAQTGQFVEHLFSRILLDYAEYGLNNLDIIQPYLITLLCEINRAYTPMSGSTQTSAVSLTNRFKELLFTHVRTHHRVTDYATLLHITPNHLNKTVKAITGKSPTKWIDEAIVLEAKVLLSQRTTSISLVAADVGFTDQAYFTRLFKKQEGITPSTFQKMIDLS; from the coding sequence CGAAGTTCATGCCTTCGCCGGAACTGGTGGCCCGGCTCAAGGGCGATGTCAACAAGTTTCTGATTGTTCGGGTGGAGGATATGTACAAACACGTAACCCGACCGGTACCCGCAACGCGGGCCACCATCCATTCGATGCTGTTCCTGACCTCGGGGGCGGCCACGATGAAGATTGGAAGTGACACGTACACCATTCAGCCGGGGCAGGTGTTAATTGTGCCTGCCGGGCAGGTGTTTTCGTTTTGCGAAAAGGATGTCAACAGAGGCTATCTCTGTAGTTTCCACGACGATTTTCTGATCGGCAAATTCAGCAGCGAGCGCTTGAAAGACTTCGAGTTTCTGCGCGTCTGGGGCAACCCCCGGATCAGTCTGGATGCGCAGACAGGCCAGTTTGTTGAGCACCTCTTTTCCCGAATTCTGCTTGATTATGCCGAGTACGGACTAAATAACCTGGACATTATTCAACCGTATCTGATTACGCTCCTCTGCGAAATCAACCGGGCGTATACGCCTATGTCGGGCAGCACACAAACCTCAGCGGTAAGCCTGACCAACCGCTTCAAAGAGTTACTGTTTACGCACGTCCGGACCCACCACCGTGTTACCGATTACGCGACGCTGCTGCACATTACACCGAACCATTTAAACAAGACCGTCAAGGCCATTACGGGAAAATCGCCGACGAAATGGATTGACGAAGCCATTGTACTGGAGGCTAAAGTCCTGTTGAGTCAGCGAACTACGTCCATCAGCCTTGTAGCCGCCGACGTTGGATTTACGGATCAGGCCTATTTCACACGGTTGTTTAAAAAGCAGGAAGGTATTACGCCATCTACTTTCCAAAAGATGATTGATTTGTCCTAA
- a CDS encoding DUF998 domain-containing protein yields the protein MPFFFILVSTLWLVVGMLYANSRKPGYSHWRDTISELGEIGTPLTRPVSYGLFLPVGLLLWLAAWLTEDKTTTGLATCVGAGYVIAALFPCDVGSPASGSGRQQLHNLGGGIEYLGGAYWLSQLSPGPTIAGYSLFSLAAGVVVTGAVLLSVPGIPIRGLTQRIVEALLFGSLLLLGLVNQQPLSGLSDYLFF from the coding sequence ATGCCGTTTTTCTTTATCCTTGTCAGTACGTTATGGCTTGTAGTCGGCATGCTGTATGCTAATTCACGAAAACCGGGGTACAGCCATTGGCGGGACACCATCAGTGAACTGGGAGAGATAGGTACTCCCCTTACACGGCCGGTAAGTTATGGCCTGTTTCTGCCCGTGGGGTTACTTTTGTGGCTGGCAGCCTGGCTGACGGAAGATAAAACTACGACTGGTCTGGCAACCTGCGTTGGTGCGGGTTACGTCATAGCGGCCCTGTTCCCCTGCGATGTTGGTTCGCCTGCGTCGGGCAGCGGGCGGCAGCAGCTGCACAACCTGGGCGGGGGCATTGAATACCTCGGTGGAGCTTACTGGCTAAGCCAGTTGAGCCCCGGTCCCACCATTGCCGGTTACAGCCTGTTTTCGCTGGCAGCGGGCGTAGTAGTCACCGGGGCGGTTCTCCTGTCTGTTCCTGGCATTCCTATCAGAGGGCTGACACAACGTATCGTTGAGGCTCTGTTATTCGGTAGCCTGCTGTTACTAGGCCTAGTTAATCAGCAGCCGCTTTCCGGGCTGTCGGATTACTTATTTTTTTAA